One window of Bactrocera tryoni isolate S06 chromosome 2, CSIRO_BtryS06_freeze2, whole genome shotgun sequence genomic DNA carries:
- the LOC120768899 gene encoding uncharacterized protein LOC120768899, which yields MDEQREEPTQQQQQQEYSVTTTFVNQSSTTTAQAQPHDEDAWWWEVENGDLILDLVPNIDATSNSESENINNNNSNNTNALSSDFVSLLKSGETANVTLLGNNTNASDGSADNAIAESIDVAVSLSKQLAEKTQSDTVEVENNDATYRLPDSHDPVAPSQAGAREQTLEEFKEELRIKRLARQTAVQDLRDEIATLRRQLAEEQELTRRLRRNNAVELSSTEVEVLTVDEEGAIGGATSAEPDSDDEDPQSRGRHANIELANAQLALQMANAENLSLRTEMGVVQKQVGTLKEVIACCKQMLNVKEEQCVQLKTKLDEIETAFGERELKIMSSNLRQEYERQLGNIRQLRQLYEERQRIALAEQENLQRLISIKRDELAAEQQKTKNFEEHNQTLMKEIESANIELATLREECNEHKFEKKALKEEMGTVNTLFSQMVMGFNGENNLDIDRLTTMLEENRGLLNDMATKEANCTDGATLPKLLFELVEEAGMTGRSVEDNRSSTPTSIVNTSANEEEYKLHRDTPDHGARHSFESEEMASAVTAEQDAAAAADHNNTNCKTEKAATAVATATATAGACCGRKHHRKSAGNRMKLPAATAATDSTATATAALKTHEPEVMSKVATTQEIIGNLPKVWKVLMELLSHHKIERVQFEEHGASEDCYKSVETANGPKAELSVSKTYIKLKDLILEKKSLVKETNHLKTLNCHLEYRLNEQEKRLSAVSLELTKTWHLVGKMQRQHRQLHTQEQILRYQLQQKRRLLTELKDELEYCRRKWAAARAKNDESQEQWNDLRREFALRKLEHASNSAESGYSDSGQASDEEIVVAAPTNLTSDVETTTSNGAGGGGGCVGGVGGAAAACRRKRLKEMFEHSRKIKRMQSTSPGRAGDGSTEIVLRWNSAPPTCGWRDSSEANHGVADVYCDEDNNASGGDSEFAGAVDLTGVTAASRGAIPKNIVVRNRHQSRRDDVERESTDVVDVGGSRGERAERIQRLEEQCKTLIKRVLETSDNRERLEVQLRSFQDEIAPVQYAVPLNDFFKKKRIERMTRASSVPVTGTLTPREEEYTRKRSERLGRLEEESRQLLSRIKRTSDRGHYLRCSLDRLRRGPSREGSFESNTEEESSKTEEKPSSSKLKMLQEDKQIDEAKTKAQDTNEMEEPEPQINLNPLTENEEAYTARRSARLQRLENESKELLNRLSRNNERGQQLGNKLDALHEHHFDVHTKAVEEAPVNISLPPAVPKVSIEQRLGNIEQISSNRMERLRILEEEGKELLDRLAGTSARGTEMINRIAAREQNRQATAMETADSEKPVTPITDKVSDPEDEFAAGMEASAVASVLPTFNNVACSSIVSEELTDRVTVITTPSQIAAKQGAIPKQPRTKPAGLVLNAEIRAKAANNKEQKQKQNNQTDGESLEDMVRRLQETPYPEEQSVVNESIEKEENDVSDNKEVGTEKQNPNQCGTTD from the exons ATGGATGAACAAAGAGAAGAGCCCacccagcaacaacaacaacaggagtATAGTGTCACTACAACATTCGTCAATCAATCTTCAACAACGACGGCACAAGCTCAGCCACACGACGAAGATGCTTGGTGGTGGGAAGTGGAGAATGGTGATTTGATTTTAGACCTCGTGCCAAATATTGACGCGACGTCGAATAGTGAAAGTgaaaatatcaacaacaacaacagcaacaataccaATGCATTGTCATCAGACTTTGTCTCGTTGTTGAAGAGCGGCGAAACCGCTAACGTGACATTGTTGGGGAACAATACAAATGCCAGTGATGGCAGTGCTGATAATGCGATTGCCGAAAGTATTGATGTAGCTGTAAGCCTTAGCAAGCAGTTGGCCGAGAAAACGCAGTCTGACACTGTAGAGGTAGAAAATAACGACGCAACTTATCGTTTACCCGACTCACATGACCCAGTCGCACCCAGCCAAGCAGGTGCACGCGAACAAACTCTCGAAGAATTCAAAGAGGAATTGCGCATTAAGCGGTTAGCTCGTCAAACGGCTGTGCAAGACTTACGCGATGAGATTGCCACATTGCGTCGACAATTGGCTGAGGAACAGGAGCTAACACGTCGTTTACGTCGGAATAACGCTGTCGAGCTGTCCAGCACTGAAGTGGAAGTGTTGACGGTCGATGAAGAGGGTGCTATTGGTGGTGCCACTAGCGCTGAACCCGATTCCGATGATGAGGATCCACAAAGCCGCGGACGTCATGCCAATATTGAGTTAGCAAACGCACAGCTGGCACTCCAAATGGCTAATGCGGAGAATCTGTCACTGCGCACCGAAATGGGTGTGGTACAAAAACAAGTCGGCACATTGAAGGAAGTTATTGCCTGTTGCAAGCAGATGCTGAATGTAAAGGAGGAGCAGTGTGTACAG CTTAAAACTAAATTAGATGAAATCGAAACGGCATTCGGAGAACGTGAATTGAAAATCATGTCGAGCAATTTGAGACAAGAATACGAACGGCAACTGGGCAATATACGACAACTGCGTCAATTGTACGAGGAACGGCAGCGCATCGCTTTGGCAGAGCAAGAAAATTTGCAACGTTTAATTTCGATAAAAAGAGACGAATTGGCGGCGGAACAGCAAAA AACGAAAAACTTCGAAGAGCATAATCAAACATTGATGAAGGAAATTGAAAGCGCAAATATAGAATTGGCAACATTGCGCGAAGAATGCAACGAACACAAGTTCGAGAAGAAAGCACTCAAAGAGGAAATGGGCACAGTCAATACG CTCTTTAGCCAGATGGTGATGGGCTTCAATGGCGAGAATAACTTGGATATTGATCGACTGACGACGATGTTAGAGGAGAACCGCGGCTTGCTCAACGACATGGCAACCAAGGAAGCAAATTGCACCGATGGCGCAACGTTGCcgaaattattattcgaattaGTTGAAGAGGCGGGAATGACTGGCAGGTCCGTTGAGGACAATCGTAGCTCAACGCCTACTTCGATTGTTAACACCAGCGCTAACGAGGAAGAATACAAACTGCATAGAGATACACCCGACCATGGTGCACGTCATAGCTTTGAAAGTGAAGAAATGGCGTCCGCTGTCACCGCGGAACAGGACGCTGCAGCGGCAGCCGACCACAACAATACCAACTGCAAGACTGAAAAAGCTGCCACTGCTGTTGCCACAGCCACTGCCACTGCAGGCGCTTGCTGCGGTAGAAAACATCATCGTAAAAGTGCCGGCAACCGGATGAAATTACCAGCAGCCACTGCCGCAACAGACAGCACTGCAACGGCAACTGCTGCATTGAAAACCCATGAACCAGAAGTTATGAGTAAAGTTGCAACGACACAAGAAATTATTGGTAACTTGCCGAAAGTTTGGAAAGTGCTAATGGAGCTCTTAAGTCACCACAAAATCGAGCGGGTGCAATTTGAGGAGCATGGCGCCAGCGAGGATTGCTACAAATCCGTTGAGACGGCCAATGGACCAAAGGCGGAACTGAGCGTCAGCAAGACATATATTAAGTTAAAG GATCTGATATTGGAGAAAAAATCCTTGGTCAAAGAAACGAATCACTTGAAAACCTTAAATTGCCATCTTGAATATCGATTGAACGAGCAAGAGAAGCGCTTAAGTGCCGTTAGTTTGGAGTTGACAAAAACTTGGCATTTAGTTGGCAAAATGCAGCGTCAACATCGTCAGCTGCACACGCAAGAGCAAATATTGCGGTATCAATTGCAGCAAAAGCGGCGCTTACTCACCGAACTGAAAGACGAGTTGGAGTATTGTCGGCGCAAATGGGCGGCCGCACGTGCCAAAAACGATGAGAGTCAAGAGCAGTGGAATGATTTACGACGCGAATTTGCATTGCGAAAACTAGAGCATGCCAGCAATTCAGCCGAAAGCGGCTACAGTGACTCAGGTCAGGCTTCGGATGAGGAAATAGTAGTCGCAGCGCCTACAAATTTAACCTCTGACGTTGAGACGACAACTTCAAATGGTGCAGGTGGAGGCGGTGGCTGTGTTGGTGGAGTTGGAGGAGCGGCTGCAGCATGTAGGCGTAAACGTTTGAAGGAAATGTTCGAACATTCGCGCAAGATAAAGCGCATGCAAAGCACTTCGCCCGGACGTGCAGGTGATGGTAGCACTGAGATAGTGTTACGCTGGAATAGTGCGCCACCAACCTGTGGTTGGCGTGACAGCAGTGAGGCCAATCATGGCGTGGCCGACGTGTACTGCGATGAAGATAATAATGCTAGCGGAGGTGATAGTGAGTTTGCCGGTGCAGTCGATTTGACAGGTGTAACCGCAGCCAGTCGCGGCGCTATACCAAAGAATATTGTTGTACGCAATAGACACCAGAGCAGAAGAGATGATGTGGAAAGGGAGTCAACTGACGTTGTCGACGTGGGTGGCTCGCGAGGAGAACGAGCAGAACGTATACAAAGGTTGGAGGAGCAGTGTAAAACGTTGATCAAGCGAGTACTTGAGACATCTGATAATCGTGAGCGGTTAGAAGTGCAGCTGCGTAGTTTTCAGGATGAGATCGCACCGGTGCAATATGCGGTGCCACTgaatgatttctttaaaaagaaACGTATTGAACGCATGACTCGCGCAAGTTCTGTTCCTGTTACTGGTACTCTTACGCCGAGAGAAGAAGAATATACGCGTAAGCGCTCAGAACGATTAGGGCGTTTGGAGGAGGAGAGCCGTCAGCTGTTATCACGCATTAAACGCACGTCTGATCGGGGTCATTATCTGCGTTGTTCTTTGGATCGTTTGCGACGGGGACCCAGTCGAGAGGGAAGTTTCGAAAGTAATACGGAGGAAGAATCTAGCAAAACTGAAGAAAAACCATCGTCTTCTAAGCTGAAAATGTTACAAGAAGACAAGCAAATCGATGAAGCGAAAACTAAGGCCCAAGACACGAATGAAATGGAAGAGCCCGAACCACAGATAAATCTGAACCCCTTGACAGAGAATGAAGAAGCTTACACGGCTCGACGTTCGGCACGTCTACAGCGTTTGGAGAATGAGAGCAAAGAACTATTAAATAGACTTTCGCGCAACAATGAACGCGGTCAGCAATTAGGCAATAAGTTAGATGCATTGCATGAACATCACTTCGATGTGCATACGAAGGCGGTGGAGGAAGCTCCAGTAAATATATCATTACCACCTGCAGTTCCGAAGGTTAGCATTGAGCAACGTTTAGGAAATATCGAACAAATATCATCCAATCGTATGGAACGTCTACGCATTCTCGAGGAAGAGGGCAAAGAGTTGCTTGATCGATTAGCTGGCACGTCGGCGCGTGGTACGGAGATGATCAATCGCATAGCTGCGCGTGAGCAAAATCGCCAAGCAACTGCAATGGAAACGGCTGATAGCGAAAAACCGGTTACCCCTATCACAGATAAAGTGTCCGATCCCGAAGATGAGTTTGCGGCGGGTATGGAGGCATCAGCGGTAGCCTCCGTCTTGCCTACATTCAATAATGTCGCATGTTCTAGTATTGTGTCGGAGGAGTTGACGGATCGCGTTACTGTTATTACAACACCCAGTCAAATTGCTGCGAAACAGGGCGCTATTCCAAAGCAACCGCGTACGAAACCTGCTGGCTTGGTGCTGAATGCTGAAATACGTGCCAAGGCTGCGAACAATAAAgagcagaaacaaaaacaaaacaatcagACAGATGGTGAAAGTTTGGAGGATATGGTAAGGCGTCTTCAGGAAACGCCATATCCGGAGGAACAAAGCGTTGTGAATGAAAGCatcgaaaaagaagaaaacgatGTGAGCGACAACAAAGAAGTTGGAACTGAAAAACAAAATCCCAACCAATGTGGAACAACGGattaa